From the genome of Pukyongia salina, one region includes:
- the mrdA gene encoding penicillin-binding protein 2, with the protein MRKLLLLVLVMITGVVFAGRLFYLQVYDTSFQKLSENNAIKIIYDYPQRGYIFDRNGKLLVSNQPSYDVMVIPRDLQPFDTLEFCGLLKMTKEDLVKSLEKARAYSPRLPSPVIPQLTKAEYAYLSEKMHKYKGFYIQKRSLRDYQIDHSANVLGYIAEADNKIIKENPYYQMGDLLGKQGVEMQYEEILRGVKGVKYIQKDRFNREIGPYKDGAFDTIPERGKDITLTIDGALQEYGERLMVNKRGGIVALEPATGEILALVAAPNYDPALLVGRERSKNFTKLWYDTISKPLFDRVLQGEYPPGSPFKALTALIGLQEGVIDTEETVYCNGGYRYGRGRILGCHAHRSPLSMQAGIANSCNAYFCTVYKRTIEKYPTPQQGIDTWRDHLLSFGLGDYMGYDLPSGRPGKIPSSKTYNAIYQYPTYKWYAPATISNAIGQGEVLLTPMQMVNFTAAIANRGWYYKPHIIKNIGGVDTIPSIYKEKHMTTIDREHFDPVIAGLFDVYNYGTASHLKVPGIEICGKTGTAENYTRVNGKRMQLTDHSVFIAFAPKDDPKIAIAVFVENGYWGSRWAGRIASLMIEKYLKGEISRKDLETFILNGSLEEEYAKPYSGEPFKINQ; encoded by the coding sequence ATGAGAAAACTACTTTTACTTGTATTGGTAATGATCACCGGCGTGGTGTTTGCCGGCAGGCTGTTTTATTTACAGGTTTACGATACTTCCTTTCAGAAACTTTCTGAAAATAATGCTATTAAGATCATCTACGATTATCCCCAACGAGGATATATCTTCGACAGAAACGGTAAATTACTTGTAAGTAACCAACCCTCTTACGATGTGATGGTTATACCCAGGGATCTTCAGCCTTTTGATACGCTCGAATTTTGCGGCCTTCTGAAAATGACCAAGGAAGACCTCGTTAAAAGCCTTGAGAAGGCCAGAGCTTATTCTCCCCGCCTCCCTTCGCCCGTAATTCCGCAGTTAACAAAAGCCGAATACGCTTACCTCTCTGAGAAAATGCACAAATACAAAGGGTTTTATATTCAGAAACGATCGCTGCGCGACTACCAGATAGACCATTCGGCTAACGTACTGGGATATATCGCCGAAGCCGATAATAAGATCATAAAGGAGAACCCCTACTACCAGATGGGAGACCTGTTAGGGAAGCAAGGAGTGGAAATGCAGTACGAGGAAATCCTCCGGGGTGTGAAAGGTGTAAAATATATTCAGAAAGACCGGTTCAACCGGGAAATTGGACCCTATAAGGATGGCGCATTCGACACCATCCCCGAACGCGGAAAAGACATAACCCTTACCATAGATGGGGCACTCCAGGAATATGGAGAAAGGCTCATGGTGAATAAACGCGGAGGTATTGTAGCTCTCGAACCGGCCACAGGTGAGATTCTCGCACTGGTTGCTGCCCCTAATTACGATCCTGCCTTACTGGTTGGAAGGGAACGATCTAAGAATTTCACTAAACTTTGGTACGATACTATTTCAAAACCGCTATTCGACAGGGTATTGCAGGGAGAATATCCACCTGGATCACCTTTTAAAGCGTTAACGGCGCTTATCGGACTTCAGGAAGGGGTGATCGATACAGAGGAAACTGTGTATTGCAATGGCGGATATCGCTATGGCAGAGGCAGAATACTAGGTTGTCATGCGCATAGAAGTCCGCTCTCCATGCAAGCAGGTATTGCAAATTCCTGCAATGCCTACTTTTGTACAGTATACAAACGTACGATTGAAAAATATCCTACCCCTCAACAAGGTATCGATACCTGGAGAGATCATTTGTTAAGCTTTGGTTTAGGAGATTATATGGGATACGACCTTCCCAGTGGTAGGCCTGGTAAGATCCCAAGTTCGAAGACTTACAACGCCATCTACCAATATCCCACTTACAAATGGTATGCTCCGGCAACTATCTCTAATGCTATAGGACAGGGAGAGGTACTACTCACTCCAATGCAGATGGTAAATTTCACAGCTGCCATCGCAAACAGGGGATGGTATTATAAGCCACATATCATTAAAAATATTGGAGGTGTAGATACCATACCATCCATATACAAAGAGAAGCACATGACCACTATAGACAGGGAGCATTTCGATCCTGTGATAGCCGGCCTTTTCGACGTATATAATTATGGAACCGCCTCCCACCTGAAAGTCCCGGGAATTGAAATTTGCGGAAAGACAGGAACCGCCGAAAATTATACCCGGGTAAATGGTAAGCGAATGCAATTAACAGATCATTCGGTTTTTATCGCTTTTGCACCTAAAGACGATCCTAAGATCGCTATTGCAGTCTTTGTGGAGAATGGGTATTGGGGAAGTCGCTGGGCCGGGCGAATCGCCAGTTTGATGATAGAAAAATACCTCAAAGGAGAGATTAGCCGGAAAGACTTGGAAACCTTTATTCTCAATGGCAGCCTGGAAGAAGAATACGCAAAACCTTACAGCGGCGAACCCTTTAAAATAAACCAATAA
- the mreD gene encoding rod shape-determining protein MreD, which produces MLNNEYLVNTIRFIVLLLVQVILLNNINLFGYINPYLYVLFIIVFPFTGNKSLLIFLAFLMGLMVDIFGDSGGVHAAASTFIAYARPAFLKVSFGVSYEYNMVKISKAAMGERITYIALMVFTHHLLLFSLEIFNFRHILLILKSTLFSGIFSVVLILCAVLLFSRKN; this is translated from the coding sequence ATGCTCAATAACGAATACCTTGTAAATACCATCCGTTTTATAGTGTTATTGCTGGTTCAGGTAATATTGCTCAACAACATCAATTTGTTTGGGTATATCAATCCCTATCTCTATGTATTATTTATCATAGTATTTCCATTTACCGGCAATAAAAGCCTGCTAATCTTTCTGGCTTTTCTCATGGGACTCATGGTCGACATCTTTGGTGATTCGGGCGGAGTTCATGCGGCTGCGTCTACCTTCATTGCATACGCCCGACCCGCCTTCTTAAAGGTGTCTTTTGGAGTGAGCTATGAGTATAATATGGTGAAAATAAGCAAAGCAGCGATGGGAGAACGAATTACCTATATCGCGTTAATGGTTTTTACCCACCATCTCTTACTTTTCTCCCTCGAAATTTTTAACTTTAGGCATATACTCTTAATACTAAAATCTACGTTATTCTCTGGGATATTCAGCGTTGTTTTGATCTTATGCGCTGTGTTGTTATTTAGCAGGAAGAATTGA